A single Nostoc sp. PCC 7107 DNA region contains:
- a CDS encoding ribonuclease R family protein has protein sequence MEFSIATLLANFTDDKLVARKVLEKKLGCEDEDSLEKLHIALEILEKIGILVKERGKYRRVFEEGMIEAKLRCSSKGFCFAIQDVEGAEDIYIRESHLSNAWNGDRVLVRVLKEGSRRRSPEGEVKLILERSNHTLLARIKQVESGFRAVPLDDRLLFELKLQTNGMTFAEAIDHLAHVEVLRYPLAQYPPVGRVVQILGSDAEAAADIDLVTCKHDLSRNFSEPVQEAAAKLPKRILKADLKNRLDLRGLFTLAITGVNADAKLVENALSLEKTNKGWRLGFHITDVSHFIHPDEILDREALKRGRSVYLGDLVLPMLPETVADRCSLVAGSDRLTLSFLITVDPTSGELVEWEIQPSVISVDTAINKDKAEAILSGQASKESEEVVQLLQDLENLHQIVKQVRLGRGSLQLNLPPNQNPYFDEGMLGAVIVNDLTVRSLLTEFVLLVNQLMAEHLSALGIPAIWRVQGAPDPEDVQEMLKLAINLGVELTLDPETDIQPLDYQLLTKAFAESPSEQVLTYLLQDTLKPAGYTTTKSNHFGLALAQYTHCTSPLRRYPDLLLQRVYYRLLEHGRDRRNTRVKDRINLRHSSSHLEVNWNVLPPELQQELQSDLTRVIIQLNDREKEVQEAEADLAGLQKAQLMKQRIGQVFQGVITGVQSYGFFVEIEVPTTDTPKQKHPSAPLRVEGLVHVSSLKDDWYEYRARQQALFGRKNRASYRLGDRVAVQVKSVDYYRQQIDLVTVGSDGLPKGLGNSGINDDRDDIYLSRELEPNDLEPYTDDE, from the coding sequence ATGGAATTTTCAATCGCTACACTCCTTGCCAATTTCACCGATGATAAATTGGTAGCTCGGAAAGTTTTAGAAAAGAAGCTTGGCTGCGAAGATGAAGATAGTTTAGAAAAGCTGCATATTGCCTTAGAAATACTCGAAAAAATCGGGATTTTGGTCAAAGAACGGGGCAAATATCGCCGCGTGTTTGAAGAAGGGATGATTGAAGCTAAACTCCGTTGTTCTAGTAAAGGCTTTTGCTTTGCCATTCAAGATGTAGAAGGTGCGGAAGATATCTACATCCGCGAAAGTCATTTAAGTAATGCTTGGAATGGCGATCGCGTTTTGGTGAGAGTTCTGAAAGAAGGCAGCCGTCGTCGCTCTCCTGAAGGAGAAGTTAAGCTAATTTTAGAACGTTCTAACCACACTTTACTAGCGCGGATTAAACAAGTCGAAAGCGGTTTTCGGGCAGTACCTTTAGACGATCGCCTGCTGTTTGAACTCAAGCTACAAACAAACGGCATGACTTTTGCCGAAGCCATCGACCATCTCGCCCATGTGGAAGTGCTACGTTATCCGTTGGCACAATATCCTCCAGTCGGTAGGGTAGTGCAAATTCTGGGTAGCGATGCTGAAGCCGCAGCCGATATTGATTTAGTTACTTGTAAACATGATTTATCCCGCAATTTCTCAGAACCAGTTCAAGAAGCAGCGGCTAAGTTACCCAAAAGGATACTCAAAGCTGACCTGAAAAATAGATTAGATTTACGCGGTTTATTTACCTTAGCAATTACTGGTGTCAACGCTGATGCCAAGCTGGTAGAAAATGCCTTGAGTTTAGAAAAAACTAACAAAGGCTGGCGCTTGGGCTTTCACATCACCGATGTTTCTCACTTTATCCACCCCGATGAAATCTTAGACAGGGAAGCTTTGAAGCGAGGGCGTTCTGTGTACTTGGGCGACTTGGTCTTGCCCATGTTACCAGAAACAGTTGCCGATCGCTGTTCTTTAGTCGCCGGTAGCGATCGCCTCACCCTCTCATTTTTAATTACTGTTGATCCCACATCAGGGGAATTAGTGGAATGGGAAATTCAGCCGAGTGTGATTAGTGTAGATACAGCCATTAATAAAGACAAAGCAGAAGCAATTCTTAGTGGTCAAGCATCTAAAGAATCCGAGGAAGTAGTACAGCTACTCCAAGACCTCGAAAACCTACACCAAATTGTCAAACAAGTGCGCTTAGGTCGTGGTAGTTTGCAGTTAAATCTGCCCCCAAATCAAAATCCTTACTTTGATGAAGGGATGTTAGGCGCAGTTATCGTCAACGATTTAACCGTGCGATCGCTGCTTACAGAGTTTGTGCTATTAGTCAACCAACTAATGGCAGAACATTTAAGTGCTTTAGGCATTCCGGCGATTTGGCGAGTTCAAGGCGCACCTGATCCCGAAGATGTCCAAGAAATGCTGAAACTGGCCATCAATTTAGGCGTAGAACTCACACTAGACCCTGAAACAGATATTCAACCCTTAGATTACCAGCTATTAACTAAGGCGTTTGCAGAATCTCCCTCAGAACAGGTGTTAACTTATCTGTTGCAAGATACCCTCAAACCAGCAGGATATACCACCACCAAAAGCAATCACTTTGGTTTAGCACTAGCACAATATACCCACTGCACTTCCCCCTTGCGCCGCTATCCCGATTTGCTATTGCAACGAGTTTACTACAGACTGTTAGAACACGGACGCGATCGCCGCAATACCCGTGTTAAAGACCGGATTAACCTGCGTCACTCCTCTTCGCACCTGGAAGTAAACTGGAACGTCTTACCCCCAGAATTGCAACAAGAACTGCAAAGCGATTTGACCAGGGTAATTATTCAACTCAACGACCGCGAAAAAGAAGTCCAAGAAGCCGAAGCCGACTTAGCAGGGTTGCAAAAAGCCCAACTGATGAAACAGCGCATCGGTCAGGTCTTCCAAGGTGTAATTACTGGTGTGCAATCTTACGGATTCTTTGTGGAAATTGAAGTTCCAACTACAGATACGCCCAAACAAAAACATCCCAGCGCCCCCCTACGGGTGGAAGGTTTAGTTCATGTCAGTTCCCTCAAAGATGACTGGTATGAATATCGCGCCAGACAACAAGCTTTGTTTGGTCGGAAAAATCGCGCTTCTTACAGATTAGGCGATCGCGTCGCAGTCCAAGTCAAAAGTGTTGATTACTACCGCCAACAAATTGATTTAGTCACCGTTGGTAGCGATGGCCTACCTAAAGGATTAGGCAATTCTGGTATTAACGATGACAGAGATGATATTTATCTCTCCCGTGAACTTGAACCTAACGATTTAGAACCATACACTGATGATGAATAA
- the clpP gene encoding ATP-dependent Clp endopeptidase proteolytic subunit ClpP: MIPIVIEQSGRGERAFDIYSRLLRERIIFLGQQIDSNLANLIVAQMLFLDAEDPEKDIYMYINSPGGSVTAGMGIFDTMKHIRPDVCTICTGLAASMGAFLLSAGAKGKRMSLPHSRIMIHQPLGGAQGQATDIEIQAREILYHKKRLNDFLAEHTGQPIERIAEDTERDFFMSPDEAREYGLIDQVIDRHSAGSRPMMVV; the protein is encoded by the coding sequence ATGATTCCTATCGTTATTGAACAATCGGGTCGGGGCGAACGCGCCTTTGATATCTACTCACGGCTATTGCGTGAGCGGATCATCTTCTTGGGACAACAGATTGACAGCAACTTAGCTAACTTAATAGTTGCCCAAATGCTGTTCTTGGATGCAGAAGACCCAGAAAAAGACATTTATATGTACATCAATTCCCCTGGCGGTTCGGTAACTGCTGGGATGGGTATTTTTGACACTATGAAGCATATCCGTCCAGATGTCTGTACCATTTGTACCGGATTAGCAGCAAGTATGGGAGCTTTTCTCCTCAGCGCGGGTGCTAAAGGTAAGCGGATGAGTCTACCCCATTCGCGGATTATGATTCACCAACCTTTAGGCGGCGCACAAGGTCAAGCAACTGACATTGAAATTCAAGCGCGGGAAATTTTGTATCACAAAAAGCGACTCAACGACTTTTTAGCTGAACACACTGGTCAGCCAATTGAGCGCATCGCCGAAGACACCGAACGCGACTTTTTCATGTCACCCGATGAAGCCAGAGAATACGGTTTGATTGACCAAGTTATTGACCGTCACTCTGCTGGTAGCCGTCCGATGATGGTTGTGTAG
- a CDS encoding thioredoxin domain-containing protein, whose product MTNRLAQAQSLYLRKHAENPIDWWPWCDEALATAKAENKPIFLSIGYSSCHWCTVMEGEAFSDGAIADYMNTNFLPIKVDREERPDIDSIYMQALQMMTGQGGWPLNTFLSPEDLVPFYAGTYFPVDPRYGRPGFLQVLQALRRYYDTEKEDLRQRKAVILDSLLTSAVLQNSDPQEVQEHELLGKGWETSTGIITSNQYGNSFPMIPYSELALRGTRFNLPSRYDGKQICTQRGLDLALGGIYDHVGGGFHRYTVDPTWTVPHFEKMLYDNGQIVEYLANLWSAGIQEPAFARAIAGTVQWLQREMIAPEGYFYAAQDADSFTNSDAVEPEEGAFYVWSYSDLEQLLTSEELTQLQQEFTVSSQGNFESLNVLQRRNVGQLSAEIERILAKLFTARYGDKAESLKIFPPARNNQEAKTHNWPGRIPSVTDTKMIVAWNSLMISGLARAGGVFQEPLYLELAAQAANFILEHQFVDGRFHRLNYQGEATVLAQSEDYAFFIKALLDLQACSPDDQQWLENAIAIQAEFDEFLWSVELGGYFNTSSDASQDLIIRERSYTDNATPSANGVAIANLVRLSLLTDNLHYLDLAEQGLKAFRSVMSSHPQACPSLFTALDWYRNSTLIRSTTEQIKSLIPQYLPVGAFSIISNLPDESIALVCQGLKCLAPATSVEQMLQQVQQSQTRG is encoded by the coding sequence ATGACTAATCGCCTTGCCCAAGCTCAGAGTCTCTACCTGCGTAAACACGCCGAAAATCCGATTGATTGGTGGCCTTGGTGTGATGAAGCGTTGGCGACAGCAAAGGCAGAAAATAAGCCTATCTTTCTTTCAATTGGGTACTCTAGTTGCCACTGGTGTACTGTGATGGAAGGTGAGGCTTTTTCTGATGGTGCGATCGCCGATTACATGAATACCAATTTTCTGCCTATTAAGGTAGACAGAGAAGAACGCCCAGACATAGACAGCATTTATATGCAGGCGTTACAGATGATGACTGGTCAAGGTGGTTGGCCGTTAAATACCTTTCTCTCGCCTGAAGATTTGGTTCCTTTTTACGCTGGGACTTATTTTCCTGTTGATCCCCGTTATGGTCGTCCTGGTTTTTTACAGGTGCTGCAAGCTCTCCGGCGCTACTACGACACCGAAAAAGAAGATTTACGCCAACGCAAAGCCGTAATTTTAGATTCGCTGCTCACCTCTGCGGTCTTGCAAAATAGCGATCCCCAAGAAGTTCAAGAACATGAATTACTTGGCAAAGGTTGGGAAACTAGCACGGGGATCATTACTTCCAATCAATATGGTAATAGCTTCCCAATGATTCCATACTCAGAGTTAGCACTGCGCGGAACTCGGTTTAATTTGCCATCTCGGTATGATGGTAAACAAATTTGCACTCAGCGAGGGCTAGATTTAGCATTGGGTGGGATTTATGATCATGTAGGTGGCGGCTTTCATCGCTATACAGTTGATCCCACCTGGACAGTGCCTCACTTTGAAAAGATGCTGTATGACAATGGACAAATTGTCGAGTATCTGGCAAATTTATGGAGCGCAGGTATTCAAGAGCCAGCTTTTGCTAGGGCGATCGCGGGAACTGTACAATGGCTACAACGAGAAATGATTGCCCCAGAAGGCTATTTTTACGCGGCTCAAGATGCGGATAGTTTTACTAATAGTGATGCAGTTGAGCCAGAAGAAGGTGCTTTTTATGTGTGGAGTTATAGCGATTTAGAACAACTATTAACATCAGAAGAACTGACGCAATTACAACAAGAATTTACAGTTAGTTCTCAGGGAAACTTTGAAAGTCTGAATGTTCTGCAAAGACGCAATGTAGGACAATTGAGTGCAGAAATAGAAAGGATATTAGCTAAATTATTTACGGCTCGTTATGGTGATAAAGCAGAATCATTAAAAATATTTCCGCCAGCACGCAACAACCAAGAAGCGAAAACACATAATTGGCCAGGCCGTATTCCGTCGGTGACGGATACAAAAATGATTGTGGCTTGGAATAGCTTGATGATTTCTGGGTTAGCTAGAGCAGGGGGCGTATTTCAAGAGCCTTTATATTTAGAATTAGCAGCACAAGCAGCTAACTTTATTCTGGAACATCAGTTTGTTGACGGGCGTTTCCACAGGCTGAATTATCAAGGTGAAGCGACAGTATTAGCACAGTCGGAAGATTACGCATTTTTTATTAAAGCGTTACTGGATTTGCAAGCTTGTAGCCCAGATGATCAACAATGGTTAGAAAATGCGATCGCTATCCAAGCAGAATTCGACGAATTTCTTTGGAGTGTAGAGCTAGGAGGATATTTTAACACATCCAGCGATGCCAGTCAGGATTTAATTATCCGCGAACGCAGCTATACAGATAATGCTACACCTTCAGCAAATGGAGTGGCGATCGCAAATCTTGTAAGATTGTCTCTACTCACCGATAATTTGCATTATCTGGATTTAGCCGAGCAAGGTTTAAAAGCTTTTAGAAGTGTGATGAGTAGCCATCCTCAAGCTTGCCCCAGCTTATTTACAGCTTTAGACTGGTATCGCAACTCTACTTTAATTCGCAGCACCACCGAGCAAATTAAATCTCTCATTCCTCAATATTTACCTGTGGGGGCGTTTAGCATCATCTCCAATTTACCAGACGAGAGTATCGCCTTAGTTTGCCAAGGTTTAAAATGTCTTGCACCAGCGACAAGTGTTGAGCAAATGTTACAGCAAGTGCAGCAGAGTCAAACTAGAGGATGA
- a CDS encoding flavin prenyltransferase UbiX, with protein MSHHTKPLIIGVTGASGLIYAVRALKYLLDADYEIELVASKSTYMVWQAEQEIKMPAEPTQQEQFWREQAGVAVAGKLRCHPWSDVGANIASGSFRTLGMIIIPCSMSTVAKLAGGLSSDLLERAADVQLKEGRKLIIVPRETPFSLIHLRNLTTLAETGVRIVPAIPAWYHNPQTIEDLVDFVVARTLDQLEIDCIPIQRWQGRK; from the coding sequence GTGTCACATCACACCAAGCCTTTAATCATCGGCGTAACTGGAGCCTCTGGACTAATTTATGCCGTTCGCGCTCTCAAATATTTGCTTGACGCTGACTATGAAATTGAATTAGTTGCCTCTAAATCAACTTACATGGTTTGGCAAGCAGAACAGGAAATTAAAATGCCAGCTGAACCAACTCAACAAGAGCAATTCTGGCGCGAACAAGCAGGAGTAGCCGTTGCAGGTAAACTACGCTGTCACCCTTGGAGTGATGTGGGCGCCAACATTGCTAGTGGCTCCTTTCGCACTTTAGGGATGATCATCATCCCATGTAGTATGAGTACAGTTGCCAAGCTCGCTGGTGGTTTGAGTTCCGATTTACTCGAACGCGCCGCCGATGTCCAACTCAAAGAAGGACGCAAACTAATTATCGTTCCCCGCGAAACTCCTTTTAGCCTGATTCATCTGCGTAACTTAACCACCTTGGCAGAAACGGGGGTGAGAATTGTCCCAGCTATTCCCGCTTGGTATCACAACCCCCAAACCATCGAGGACTTAGTAGATTTTGTCGTCGCCCGAACTTTAGATCAATTAGAGATTGACTGCATCCCCATTCAACGCTGGCAAGGAAGGAAGTAA
- a CDS encoding SMI1/KNR4 family protein, with product MNNLVSTSWLSYREKINNKFPEYYKYLNSPASEDEILHLQTVLGYEIPAEMKTLYRLNNGESTKGRGVFYGLQFLSLSEVERNWLSWKEIIENGLEDFNDFCTSYPEGVIQSVYAHEKWIPLMHDGGGNHIGIDLAPDVNGCVGQIINFGRDEDEKCVLASNLGELLKLLDTKLAENIQATSELDDDRRDMFALDNTHLSDALKAIVKSK from the coding sequence ATGAATAATCTTGTTAGTACATCCTGGTTAAGCTATCGAGAAAAGATTAACAATAAGTTTCCCGAATATTACAAGTATCTCAATTCACCAGCAAGTGAAGATGAAATTTTACATTTGCAAACGGTACTTGGTTATGAAATTCCAGCAGAGATGAAAACTTTATATCGACTCAATAATGGAGAGTCCACAAAAGGACGGGGTGTTTTTTATGGCTTACAATTTCTCTCGCTGTCTGAAGTGGAGCGAAATTGGTTATCTTGGAAGGAAATCATTGAGAATGGCTTAGAAGATTTCAATGATTTCTGCACATCTTATCCAGAAGGAGTTATCCAAAGCGTCTATGCACATGAAAAATGGATACCTCTGATGCACGATGGGGGAGGAAATCACATCGGTATTGATTTAGCACCTGATGTTAATGGATGTGTTGGGCAAATCATCAATTTTGGTAGAGATGAAGATGAAAAATGTGTGTTGGCTTCTAATTTGGGAGAATTGTTGAAGCTGCTAGATACAAAATTGGCGGAGAATATTCAAGCAACATCTGAATTGGATGATGATAGAAGAGATATGTTTGCACTTGATAACACACATTTATCAGATGCTTTAAAAGCGATTGTTAAAAGTAAGTAG
- a CDS encoding molybdenum cofactor guanylyltransferase, whose amino-acid sequence MRDQDIKEQITHNSALTAIVLAGGQSSRMGQDKALLTIQGVPLLQRVCHIAAACADTVYIVTPWPERYQHLPLPRCQFILEAPLNQGALVGFAQGLAQVQTDWVLLLACDLPNLQVEVLQGWAAELDNVSEDAIATLAHHTKGWEPLCGFYRRQCLPQLLYFINQGGRSFQQWLQQHSVQVLAVPDTNMLLNCNTPEDWSSL is encoded by the coding sequence ATGAGAGACCAGGACATAAAAGAACAAATAACTCATAACTCAGCACTCACAGCTATTGTCTTAGCTGGCGGACAAAGTTCGCGGATGGGACAGGATAAAGCTTTGCTGACTATTCAAGGAGTACCTTTATTGCAGCGAGTTTGTCATATTGCGGCGGCTTGTGCTGATACTGTTTACATTGTCACTCCCTGGCCGGAACGTTATCAACATTTACCGTTACCTCGTTGTCAGTTTATTCTAGAAGCGCCATTAAATCAGGGGGCGTTGGTAGGATTTGCTCAAGGACTTGCACAGGTGCAAACTGATTGGGTGTTGTTACTTGCTTGCGATTTACCGAACTTGCAGGTTGAGGTGTTGCAAGGATGGGCGGCGGAATTAGATAATGTGAGCGAAGATGCGATCGCCACTTTGGCACATCATACTAAAGGCTGGGAACCTCTGTGTGGTTTTTATCGCCGTCAGTGTCTACCACAATTACTATATTTTATCAACCAAGGCGGGCGATCGTTTCAGCAGTGGCTTCAGCAACATTCGGTACAAGTTTTAGCTGTGCCTGATACTAATATGCTACTTAACTGTAACACTCCCGAAGATTGGTCTTCACTCTAG
- a CDS encoding NB-ARC domain-containing protein: protein MATPDSNQVEEEFVEAKNNWELEKLYVDLASTKGKALTPVEKKFLRGLLCGCSPAEIASIVYQSRSSSTVRVYLSNGLYKYIEEMLSNAAGYSVKVKNWSRVTYLLEKAGYKKYRFLLPAAIISRQTQTTQETELAKMQSTSIQDWGEAIDVSIFQGRTTEIAKTQQWILQEGCRLLLLLGMGGIGKTAFSVKLAQEIQEQFDYVIWRSLRLSPSPEQIIEQLIQTLLPKQNTLISENIEGRISQLIDFFRHNRCLIVLDNFDVILSSSDNYPTFTTSHQTIKNSIPPFLSPKIQYRPGYELYGELIKRVGESQHQSCLILTSREKTPEIAALEGNTLPVRSLRLTGLNQSESLSILKYKGLFNTSEDKFRTLSEQYAGNPLFLKLVATTIQELFNGNIDEFTAQGTVVFGEIRAILDHQFHRLSQLEKHLMYWLAMNQNAVSVRQLQKNTIPGLSPRLSQRLILEAVDLLHKRSLIEQQASSFSQTPVLREYMIERLIEENLTLSEEQESYFLMSQTIFAANLKNHIKHSRLNAEI from the coding sequence ATGGCAACACCAGATTCAAACCAAGTAGAAGAGGAATTTGTTGAGGCTAAAAATAATTGGGAGTTAGAAAAGTTATACGTAGATTTAGCCTCAACAAAAGGTAAAGCTTTAACACCTGTAGAAAAGAAATTTCTCCGAGGTTTACTCTGTGGTTGCAGTCCGGCGGAAATTGCCAGTATAGTTTATCAAAGTCGGAGTAGCAGTACTGTTAGAGTCTATTTGTCTAATGGATTATACAAGTATATAGAAGAAATGCTGAGTAATGCAGCTGGTTACTCAGTGAAAGTAAAAAATTGGAGTCGTGTAACTTATTTACTTGAAAAAGCTGGGTATAAGAAATATAGATTTCTATTACCAGCAGCAATCATTTCCAGACAAACACAAACAACTCAAGAGACAGAGTTAGCAAAAATGCAATCAACCTCAATTCAAGATTGGGGTGAAGCAATTGATGTAAGTATTTTTCAAGGACGAACCACAGAAATTGCCAAAACTCAACAGTGGATTTTGCAAGAAGGCTGTCGCTTACTTCTACTATTAGGTATGGGCGGTATTGGCAAGACTGCTTTTTCGGTGAAGTTGGCACAAGAAATTCAAGAGCAGTTTGATTATGTTATCTGGCGATCGCTGCGTCTTTCTCCTTCCCCAGAGCAGATAATAGAACAACTAATTCAGACTTTATTGCCAAAACAAAATACATTAATTTCAGAAAATATAGAAGGGCGCATCTCCCAATTGATAGATTTTTTTCGGCATAACCGATGTTTAATTGTTTTAGATAATTTTGATGTAATTTTATCTAGTAGCGATAATTACCCCACATTCACAACTAGCCATCAAACGATCAAAAATTCCATTCCTCCCTTTCTCTCTCCAAAAATTCAATATCGTCCAGGATATGAACTATATGGGGAATTAATTAAACGGGTTGGAGAATCTCAACATCAAAGCTGCTTAATATTAACCAGTCGAGAAAAAACTCCAGAAATAGCAGCCTTAGAAGGCAATACACTACCTGTACGCTCTTTACGATTAACAGGCTTAAATCAGTCAGAAAGTTTGTCAATTCTCAAATATAAAGGGTTGTTTAACACTTCAGAAGATAAATTCCGCACTTTGTCAGAACAATATGCAGGGAACCCACTATTTCTCAAATTAGTAGCCACGACGATTCAAGAGTTATTTAATGGCAATATTGATGAGTTTACTGCACAGGGAACTGTAGTTTTTGGCGAGATTCGCGCCATATTAGATCACCAGTTCCATCGTTTGTCACAATTAGAAAAGCATCTAATGTACTGGTTGGCAATGAATCAAAATGCTGTTTCTGTGCGTCAGTTGCAGAAAAACACCATACCAGGTTTATCACCGAGATTATCGCAAAGATTAATCTTAGAAGCTGTGGATTTATTACATAAGCGCTCCCTAATAGAACAACAAGCTTCTAGCTTTTCGCAAACTCCAGTGTTAAGAGAGTATATGATTGAGCGCTTAATCGAAGAAAACTTGACATTAAGCGAAGAACAAGAAAGCTACTTTTTGATGAGTCAGACAATTTTTGCCGCCAACTTAAAAAACCATATCAAACATAGTCGCCTGAATGCCGAGATTTAA
- a CDS encoding shikimate kinase, whose translation MSSLLQGVSLYLIGMMGAGKTTVGRLLAPQLGYRFVDTDDVIAKATGRSITQLFAEEGEAAFRQLESDVLAQVSAHINLTVATGGGIVVRRENWGYLRHGLIVWLDLPVELLYNRLAEDTTRPLLQDPDPQGKLRSLLEQRQPLYSQADLHIMVNEGETPEQIANKVIEAIPSVLKKNTSDQHGEN comes from the coding sequence ATGAGCAGCTTATTGCAAGGAGTCAGCCTATACTTAATTGGGATGATGGGCGCTGGGAAAACAACAGTCGGGCGGTTATTAGCACCGCAGTTGGGTTATAGATTTGTTGATACTGATGATGTGATTGCTAAGGCCACAGGTAGATCCATCACTCAGTTATTTGCTGAAGAAGGGGAAGCCGCATTCCGCCAGTTAGAAAGTGATGTTTTGGCACAAGTTAGCGCCCATATTAATTTGACAGTAGCCACAGGCGGCGGAATTGTGGTGCGGCGAGAAAACTGGGGTTACTTGCGCCACGGTTTGATTGTGTGGCTAGATTTACCAGTGGAGCTACTCTATAATCGCTTGGCTGAAGATACCACAAGACCACTGCTGCAAGATCCTGATCCGCAAGGTAAATTGCGATCGCTTCTCGAACAACGCCAACCACTTTACTCTCAAGCTGATTTGCACATTATGGTAAATGAAGGGGAAACACCAGAGCAAATCGCTAACAAAGTTATAGAAGCAATTCCTAGTGTGCTGAAAAAAAATACATCTGATCAGCACGGAGAAAATTGA
- a CDS encoding ABC transporter substrate-binding protein — translation MYHRWILSVLAIILSVFLNACSTATNQQPQAQTPAITATLNNQQVAERVVSLSSLATDIIYQLDKTKLVGIAGNSLFKNVPGFEDIPRVSEGQTPPNLEKIVALKPDLVIGIEGFSTQVIQRLQELKIPTLLTQLKTWDSLENLTQKIGDLIGENPQALLNRYKSFLPDKQEQNISTLVLVSNQPILTPNKSSWAGNLLEKFQLRNVAAELQGKSPFGGYVTLSAEKVLEVNPDTIIVINPPQAKSNKEIIESFSKEPFWQKLKATQNNRVYIFDYYGLVNPGSINAIEKTSQQLKKDLFTAN, via the coding sequence ATGTATCATCGTTGGATATTATCAGTATTAGCAATTATATTAAGTGTATTTTTAAATGCTTGTAGCACTGCAACCAATCAACAGCCACAAGCACAAACACCTGCCATTACAGCAACCCTTAATAATCAACAAGTAGCTGAAAGAGTAGTTAGTCTTTCATCCCTAGCGACAGATATTATTTATCAACTCGATAAGACCAAACTAGTGGGTATCGCTGGAAATTCATTATTTAAAAATGTCCCTGGTTTTGAGGATATTCCTCGCGTTAGTGAAGGTCAAACTCCTCCTAATTTAGAAAAAATTGTAGCTCTCAAACCAGATTTAGTAATTGGTATAGAAGGTTTTTCTACCCAAGTAATTCAAAGATTGCAAGAATTAAAAATTCCTACTTTATTGACGCAACTCAAAACATGGGACTCTTTAGAAAATCTGACTCAAAAAATTGGTGATTTAATTGGCGAAAACCCTCAAGCTTTATTAAATCGCTACAAAAGTTTTTTACCAGATAAACAAGAGCAAAATATTTCTACATTGGTGTTAGTGAGTAATCAACCAATTCTCACACCCAATAAAAGCAGTTGGGCGGGAAACTTGCTAGAAAAATTTCAACTAAGGAATGTCGCCGCAGAATTACAAGGTAAAAGTCCGTTTGGTGGTTATGTTACCTTATCAGCAGAGAAAGTTTTAGAAGTTAATCCAGACACAATAATTGTCATCAATCCTCCTCAAGCAAAATCCAACAAAGAGATTATAGAATCTTTTAGTAAAGAACCTTTTTGGCAAAAACTCAAAGCCACTCAAAATAATCGAGTTTATATTTTTGACTATTATGGATTAGTAAATCCAGGTAGTATCAATGCGATTGAGAAAACTTCTCAGCAGCTTAAAAAAGATTTATTTACAGCAAATTAA